One Bombus pyrosoma isolate SC7728 linkage group LG9, ASM1482585v1, whole genome shotgun sequence genomic window carries:
- the LOC122571059 gene encoding origin recognition complex subunit 3 isoform X8 — protein MDNVSVSKGVFVHKGAYKIGNKQTKFEPPDYLNASWYLTYKETWESIQNAIEAIRSNMFQQVLDDLQSFVSKIKDKPIEQFQNEIQTAILLTGVNVSDHKIMFQRVVSKLKPITNHIAVIWGRDSNNIKNLTEESIYQLMNNEKDDEDVQIKKTHCHMRNLKLWHQENCDRNDPLVIMITDFESSSPAVLHDFILILSSYVNSMKFILIFGVATTLHAIHRSLTYDVTSKLNVQVFHMQKQINILSDVLEKTVFCTNIPFKLTGRAFQFLTDIFLFHDFSVENFLQSYKICMIQHFYANNINSLCCQPQKIKSRISSLTDEDWVEIKKLPSIEKYIRQLTNDKNKDEFLNDNRFKETLTQLLNNFHQYMHRFLLILKCLHDLMSTLPNAPMGKQLREYYTKAVYMSDLRESQEYKECLQLLSFLSKKEFLEKLNSFTTIMESSKDSIMKKVKADLQDRIKTIEEASLEVASIPVDIVSTGEKLSRLQLKEKLLKMSQTQSRSPYKIAQQDLIDYLDQKVFSVYLINPHYIPGNEIFCFNDGNLAKQHVRGSLRAAIHTGLNDPHVYLNCECCKLENDDAIPSTLPDLSIIYKLHLESRKLINMYDWLQPAHMQPLTYMVKTEFIA, from the exons ATGGACAACGTATCAGTATCAAAG GGCGTCTTTGTACACAAAGGTGCTTATAAGATCGggaataaacaaacaaaatttgaacCACCAGATTATTTAAATGCATCGTGGTATCTTACTTATAAAGAAACATGGGAAAGCATTCAAAATGCTATAGAG GCTATAAGGTCCAATATGTTTCAACAAGTTTTGGATGACTTACAATCTTTTGTTTCCAAGATTAAAGATAAACCAATAGAGCAATTTCAGAATGAGATACAGACAGCTATTCTATTAACTg GAGTTAATGTTTCTGATCATAAGATAATGTTTCAAAGAGTAGTTTCTAAGCTAAAACCAATAACAAATCATATTGCTGTTATATGGGGTAGAGACtcgaataatataaagaatctCACAGAAGAATCAATTTATCAGTTGATGAATAATGAAAAG GATGATGAAGATGTACAAATTAAGAAAACCCACTGTCATATGAGGAATCTAAAATTATGGCATCAAGAAAATTGTGATCGAAATGATCCTTTGGTTATAATGATAACTGATTTTGAAAGTTCTTCTCCTGCAGTACTgcatgattttattttaatattgag TTCATATGtcaattcaatgaaatttattcttatttttggTGTTGCAACTACTTTACATGCTATCCATAGATCTTTAACATACGATGTTACATCAAAATTGAATGTTCAA GTATTCCATATgcaaaaacaaattaatattttgtcagACGTGTTAGAAAAGACTgttttttgtacaaatatccCATTTAAATTGACTGGACgcgcgtttcaatttttaacggatatctttttgtttcatgatttttcggtagagaattttttacaaagttaTAAG ATATGCATGATACAACATTTTTATgcaaacaatataaattctcTCTGTTGTCAACCGCAGAAGATAAAAAGCAggatttcttctttaacaGATGAGGATTGggtggaaattaaaaaattgccttctatagaaaaatatattagacaACTTACGAATGACAAAAACAAAGATGAATTTCTTAATGATAACAGGTTTAAG GAAACGTTGACGCAgctcttaaataattttcaccaATATATGCACCGATTTTTGTTAATACTCAAGTGCCTGCACGATCTCATGTCGACATTACCAAATGCACCAATGGGCAAACAG CTACGTGAATATTACACAAAAGCAGTTTATATGAGTGATTTGAGAGAATCTCAAGAGTACAAAGAATGCCTGCAATTGCTAAGTTTTCTATCCAAGAaggaatttcttgaaaaattgaacTCTTTTACAACAATTATGGAAAGTTCGAAGGACTCAATTATGAAGAAAGTTAAAGCAGATCTACAGGACCGTATAAAAACAATTGAGGAAGCTAGTTTAGAAGTAGCTTCGATACCTGTCGATATCGTTTCTACCGGTGAAAAACTCAGTCGACTTCAATTGAAAGAG aaattattgaaaatgtcCCAAACGCAATCTCGATCGCCCTATAAGATAGCTCAACAGGATTTGATCGATTATTTAGATCAAAAAGTGTTTTCTGTGTACCTTATCAATCCTCATTACATACCTGGTAACGAGATATTTTGCTTCAATGATGGTAATTTAGCGAAACAACATGTTCGTGGATCTTTGAGAGCAGCGATACACACAGGATTAAACGATCCACATGTGTACTTAAAT tGCGAGTGCTGCAAATTGGAGAACGACGACGCCATCCCATCCACGCTGCCTGACCTCAGTATAATTTACAAGTTGCACTTAGAATCCAGGAAGCTGATCAATATGTACGACTGGTTGCAG